In Thermosynechococcus sichuanensis E542, a single genomic region encodes these proteins:
- a CDS encoding single-stranded DNA-binding protein, whose amino-acid sequence MSLNVVHLVGRVGSDPDVRYFESGSVKCRLTLAVNRPTKDDQPDWFNLEIWGKTAQVAADYVRKGALLGIKGSLKFDRWQDRNTGADRSSPVILVERMDILSSKRDTDPSAVPAGYVPEM is encoded by the coding sequence ATGAGTCTAAACGTGGTTCATCTAGTGGGTCGTGTCGGCAGTGATCCCGACGTGCGTTATTTTGAGTCGGGGAGTGTAAAGTGTCGGCTGACGTTGGCAGTGAATCGTCCGACTAAGGATGATCAACCCGATTGGTTTAACTTGGAAATTTGGGGCAAAACGGCTCAGGTGGCTGCTGATTATGTGCGCAAAGGGGCGCTGTTGGGTATCAAGGGCAGTCTGAAGTTTGATCGCTGGCAAGACCGCAACACGGGCGCCGATCGCTCCTCACCAGTCATTTTGGTTGAGCGCATGGATATCCTTAGTTCCAAGCGGGATACGGATCCGAGTGCCGTGCCAGCGGGCTATGTGCCAGAAATGTAG
- a CDS encoding CsgG/HfaB family protein codes for MKMVLGVVGFGLLSALPFVVLPQATAETIQIAQIQPQTKKRIAVLDFEFASTGLTGLGLYGEVGPAKGVSDLLTNRLAQTGRFTLVERSRINQILAEQNLGASGRIDPSTAAQIGRLLGADAVIIGSITQFNLERSGSDVNVGFFGISVDNRRQKANVQLTARIVNTTTGEILAATEGRGSAEKKTGGASVLGTGASSFGEAADPLLSAAAEQAVNELVEGIVRLEPTLAALAPVLPNVVAVVADVSAGRVILNKGSRDGLRPGMFFSIERVLKEIKDPTTGRTLRLDTQPIGRIQITEVDDVSAVGRVLSGQGLKVGDRAKPVSN; via the coding sequence ATGAAGATGGTTCTGGGGGTTGTGGGGTTTGGTCTCCTTAGTGCCCTGCCTTTTGTGGTGCTGCCACAAGCAACTGCCGAAACTATACAGATTGCCCAGATCCAACCCCAGACTAAAAAACGAATTGCGGTGTTGGATTTTGAGTTCGCCAGTACAGGGCTGACAGGTTTGGGGCTCTATGGTGAGGTTGGCCCTGCCAAGGGAGTGAGTGACTTGCTGACGAATCGCCTTGCCCAAACAGGCAGATTTACATTGGTCGAGCGCAGTCGAATCAACCAAATTCTCGCTGAGCAGAACCTTGGAGCTTCGGGACGGATTGATCCTTCAACGGCAGCACAAATTGGCCGACTGCTGGGAGCGGATGCGGTGATTATTGGCTCAATTACTCAGTTCAATTTGGAGCGATCGGGATCGGATGTCAATGTTGGCTTTTTTGGCATTAGTGTTGACAATCGCCGCCAGAAAGCCAATGTACAGTTGACCGCTCGGATTGTGAACACTACCACTGGCGAAATTTTAGCGGCCACTGAAGGACGAGGAAGCGCAGAGAAGAAGACCGGTGGTGCGAGTGTTTTGGGAACGGGGGCAAGCAGTTTTGGTGAGGCGGCTGATCCACTCCTATCAGCAGCGGCTGAGCAAGCGGTGAACGAACTGGTTGAGGGAATAGTTCGGCTAGAACCTACCTTGGCTGCCCTTGCACCGGTGCTTCCCAATGTTGTGGCTGTGGTGGCCGATGTCTCCGCAGGACGAGTGATCCTGAATAAAGGGAGTAGAGATGGCTTGCGGCCGGGGATGTTCTTCTCGATTGAACGGGTGCTCAAGGAGATCAAAGATCCAACGACTGGTAGGACGTTGCGCTTGGATACTCAGCCCATCGGTCGAATTCAAATCACAGAAGTGGATGATGTTTCTGCAGTTGGTCGGGTCTTGAGTGGTCAAGGTCTCAAGGTGGGCGATCGCGCAAAACCTGTATCAAACTAG